One window of Methanocalculus alkaliphilus genomic DNA carries:
- a CDS encoding HD domain-containing protein: MKKTQYITDISDGTPVETLFLLESIEEKKKRQDGKYLHAILSDKTGKIPCKIWGLASQTTEEIEALCRSLQPGEVYRIRGTAKVYNGDCEVNVNEGVLELAAPVAIPASEKGEFIYSPVDIKETAKEIQTLAGSIRNGGLRMTVALALMEAGGFYEKPAAKKRHHDYAGGLAEHTLETTKIAVAMVDAQKSFNLDRDLVIAGALLHDIGKALSFEEKGIGFSARPEYDLIGHIPLGITLLERFRDFCDEATFLHLLHIVQSHHGDHGDVAPRTSEAWAVHLADISSATLRETADDIAGLARGEGKWRGEKGGRPVYRI, from the coding sequence ATGAAGAAGACCCAGTATATAACAGATATCAGTGATGGAACGCCGGTTGAGACTCTCTTCCTCCTTGAAAGCATTGAAGAGAAGAAGAAGCGGCAGGACGGGAAGTATCTCCATGCCATCCTCTCGGATAAGACCGGGAAGATACCATGCAAGATCTGGGGGCTTGCATCCCAGACCACAGAAGAGATCGAGGCGCTCTGCCGGAGCCTTCAGCCGGGAGAGGTCTACCGGATCAGGGGAACTGCAAAGGTCTACAACGGCGACTGCGAGGTGAATGTCAATGAGGGTGTGCTGGAACTCGCCGCCCCGGTTGCCATCCCGGCATCTGAAAAAGGGGAGTTCATCTATTCGCCGGTGGATATCAAAGAGACGGCAAAAGAGATACAGACCCTCGCCGGATCGATCAGAAACGGAGGTCTCCGGATGACCGTTGCCCTCGCCCTGATGGAGGCCGGTGGCTTCTATGAGAAGCCTGCTGCAAAGAAACGCCACCATGACTATGCAGGAGGGCTTGCTGAACATACCCTCGAGACCACAAAGATCGCCGTTGCCATGGTCGATGCGCAGAAGAGCTTCAACCTGGATCGTGACCTGGTCATCGCAGGAGCCCTCCTCCATGATATCGGCAAGGCACTCTCATTTGAAGAGAAAGGTATCGGGTTTTCCGCCCGCCCCGAGTACGATCTCATCGGCCACATCCCGCTTGGGATCACCCTCCTCGAGCGGTTCAGGGACTTCTGCGATGAGGCAACCTTCCTTCATCTTCTCCATATTGTCCAGTCACATCATGGCGACCATGGCGATGTGGCCCCACGGACCTCGGAGGCATGGGCGGTTCACCTTGCTGACATCTCGAGTGCGACACTCCGCGAGACCGCAGATGATATCGCAGGGCTTGCCCGGGGCGAAGGGAAGTGGCGCGGAGAGAAGGGTGGAAGGCCGGTGTACAGGATATAG
- a CDS encoding type II toxin-antitoxin system Phd/YefM family antitoxin, producing the protein MSPLEDIRSVTDLKRHTREILDHLHATGRPVILTVNGRADSILLDIKVYEKYLEAANLARLLVPAEKDVENGDTRSASDFIREFKREKQISG; encoded by the coding sequence ATGAGCCCTCTGGAAGATATTCGATCAGTCACGGATCTGAAACGCCACACCCGTGAAATTCTTGATCACCTCCATGCAACCGGCCGGCCTGTTATCCTTACTGTTAATGGGAGGGCTGATTCCATCCTGCTTGACATAAAGGTATATGAAAAATACCTTGAAGCAGCGAATCTCGCTCGATTGCTTGTTCCGGCAGAAAAAGACGTAGAGAACGGGGATACACGCTCGGCCAGTGATTTTATCCGTGAGTTCAAACGTGAAAAGCAGATATCAGGTTGA
- a CDS encoding type II toxin-antitoxin system RelE/ParE family toxin, producing the protein MKSRYQVEITTVAERDIEEIWDYISSDNTERATAFIVHLEEIIAGLGTLPLRCSPVTENELLGTAYRHLLYSNYRIIFRVSGSKVIILRVVHTARLLDTRFFR; encoded by the coding sequence GTGAAAAGCAGATATCAGGTTGAGATCACTACCGTTGCTGAACGGGATATTGAGGAGATCTGGGATTATATCTCAAGCGACAACACAGAAAGAGCAACAGCGTTTATTGTACATCTTGAAGAGATTATAGCAGGGCTTGGTACCCTTCCCCTGCGCTGTTCACCCGTAACAGAAAACGAACTTCTTGGAACAGCATACCGTCATCTTCTGTATAGTAATTATCGAATCATCTTCAGAGTATCCGGATCAAAAGTGATCATTCTTCGTGTAGTGCATACAGCAAGGTTGCTGGATACACGGTTTTTCAGATAG
- a CDS encoding histidinol dehydrogenase: MLGEKLRYPLHSSFPLFSPPSVLTACSKVAEPRAFFHEVGHAGSIFVGPYTPVACGVDVSGTTHVLPTSGYASVYFGLFLYHFCTRSQVRNLT, from the coding sequence TTGTTGGGGGAGAAACTCCGATATCCACTCCACAGCTCTTTTCCGCTTTTCTCCCCACCATCTGTCCTCACAGCTTGCTCCAAGGTAGCTGAACCGAGGGCATTCTTCCATGAGGTTGGCCATGCGGGATCGATCTTTGTCGGGCCGTATACGCCGGTCGCCTGCGGTGTTGATGTATCAGGGACAACCCATGTGCTTCCGACGTCGGGGTATGCCTCTGTTTATTTTGGCCTTTTTCTCTACCATTTCTGCACACGGTCGCAGGTCCGGAACCTGACCTGA